The Anabas testudineus chromosome 3, fAnaTes1.2, whole genome shotgun sequence sequence atataaaataaattacatgcAAGATCATTACATTCAACTATTACCAGGTCAATTACTCTGTGAACTTGTGCTCCTGCTAATGtcaactaatttattttattttatctgcgACAGACTCCTCACTGTTTGACTTCTTCTCTGCCTTTGTCCCATTTACTCATTCTGTCTGAAAGACTCGGTGAATTCACTCACCGCCCACATTTGAGTACAAGAATGTGCATCGGTCAAATGGCCGACTGTGTGCTGTGGCCCTGCCTCGATAATAATGCTCTGTATGACGGCTTTAGACCTAGATTGTTCTTCACGATTAAGCAGAGACAACCCCCGTTTTTCCCGAAAAAACAGGAGTTAATGTAACCTCGTCTCTGAGCGTTTTGTTGTGGTCAACCGCATCTTTGTCTCCACCACATGCGTAGGGAGCTCAGCAGGACTGAACAAACACAATTAACAGAAAAATGAGGAAAAGCAGTTGAATGTCAGACCGTGTCTATTTTCTCTTAAgtcttatattttattctactgtatttatacagtagtactacttatattttattctgtacTGCTGAAATCTTTATTGCTTATAGAAAAatattctgtgtgtatgtttgaataTTTCTTAGTAGCTAAGCAGAAAGTGACCATAAGGCCGAGGCGTGACATGCAGCTTTGGTGAGAGGATGTGAATTCAAATATGTGACCTGTGACCTcttaataattcagttttaaaaggTCTTTaagcagcaaaataaagaaCTCACCAGTCTCCCGAACACTGGGAAAAAGCTGAGCAAGTGTAACTTTATTGTTTGCTCTATAATTGTACTTAATTAAACTTAAGTAACTTCAAAGACCTGAAACTTTCCTCATTAGAATTTCTCATTGCATTTAACTTcaatacagacacacaattaaatgtatttatcatttaaataacTGTGTTTATTGCCTTTCTCAGATTTTCTCTGATGTGGCATTAACTGATTTAATGTAAATGATCCTTTTCTCCTTTGACTTTGGTGAATTTAATGGTTCAACTTAAAATGCACGAAGGGAGCAAAAGTTTGAtagagagaacagacagagaccAACTGTCTGGTGGGAGGATAAAGTTTGTGGAAAGACACGTCAGATTGTTTGGCTGTCCTTGCCCCTGAGCAGCAGGACAGACGTGGACCTCTCACCCCTGTGGTAAGAAGAGAGATAAGGCTGCTTTCCGAGCAGCTGCGTCTAAAAGAGGGAGGGATCTGAATTTAGAAAAGTCCAGTAAGAGAGCGCAGGTGGAGACACGTTTGTGGACATGTTGACATATTTACACCACATGGTTCATTTTAAAGGCTTCTCACTTAAACTAAACCAGTCAAGCTAAACTGTTTATCACGTtctatcttctttttttttatcttttatcttatTTAATCAAGAAGAGTCAAATGAAATAGAAACTAAATCAAACCACAGTATTACAGCAACTTTACTATATTAGTCATagtatatatagttatattatgaaagtatttacatatatatgatGGAAGAAGACTTTTTAGTGATTCAGAAAGAGTGGTCTACTTGGCCGCAACAGAAAcgcaccagtgtgtgtgtgtgcgcacaaaCGTTACATGGGGAATTACATGGCTGAAAGAGCATTTGGGTCAGGTCTACATGAATCCGGCACTGCTCCATGTCACCAGAGAGGCCAATTTACCGCCTTCTAGAAACTCACTGTATTGTTATTGAAGTAACTAATTGGGTAATCATAGAAAATGGGCCTACACCTAAACTTCAGTCAGAAGGGCCAATACCAGCCACCTCTTCCAGTTAGGAATGCTTCCATTACCTGGAGATTACTTTTTCTTCTGATGAACTGACTTTTTTTCTGGTGAATCGTCGCCTTTCTGGTGAAAAGTTATAGAACTGGGTTATTGTTGCAGTTGGTGGATGGAGGCTGCGAGGATGTGACAAGGACCAGCACCGGAGGGAGAAACGAAGGAAGGATGAAGGAAGCCTACAAGGgatggagaagagaggacaTGAATCAACTCAGTGGAAAATAGAATGATGTTAATGCATTTTGAAGTAATGTGTTTCTTAAGTTAATAATCAATGAACAATGAATGTATCTGTATACAATGTGTTTACATCAGTGACCAGCCAGTTTGTCTGGTGTGCTTTATGCTTTCATGTGTTAAGAATGTGAGTGCTTTCATGTGAGCAtcatacatgtgtgtttgtgtgtgtgatgttggtCTGCCCACGGCAGTGCAGTAGAATGGACTTGTGCTGAATATGAATCAGGTGACTGAACAGGCCGGGGTTTCTTCCCAGACGAGCCCAGAAGATTGTGTAATGCCCACTCCTACACTACTGGTTGGCATGCATATAtacgcaagcacacacacacacacacacacacgtacacacaacCCCTTCTCCACTTGGCGAACGACACAAGAAGCACTGTATTCATCAGTCTGTGTTCAGATGGACCACCCAGTTGAAGCACAGACACTGAAGCTGATTGGACTGTAATTGGGGCTTTCAAACAATCTGAAGAGGACCTTAAAAAATCAGATAAGGACTTTCTCCCTGCTGGATTAGTTTATTTGGCGTCATCAGATTTTTGGTGGTGTCATCTTGGAATAAAACACCATTAAACCTGGACTTTCTCTGTGCTGATAAGACGTAGTGCTCCTAGATTCACATGCAGAGGTTGGTAGGAAACCCTCAGAAAAGCAGAGGTGAAGTGGTAACCATGTGGATCCCGACACCCAGCATGACTCTCCCTCAGAGGATGGTGCTTTATGGGACATGTGTTGTGGCACTGATGAACTCTGTGGGCTTTCTGGTGCTTTTGGTCAGACAGAATCAACAACATGCCTGGCTGGAGCAGACAGAGGCGAGACTGACAGAGATGGAGCAGAGCTCGGTAGTGGAGCTCCTCCAGGAAGTGCCCAGAAGAGCAACGGTGAAGCAAGCAAGCGTGGGGGAACATCCGCAATACCAGTACCAGTACTCCAGGAACAAAAGGAGTGAAGCACTGGAGAAGGAGCTCCAGCAGGAGTTCCTGGAGCTCCACCAGGACACAGAGGAGCTCCATCAGCAGGAGGTCAGCCAAGAGGTGggagaggaaacacagaagaaaataagGCACGAGCTGAAGCACAAGCACCGACACAGCCAGAGTTACCACAAGGCAGAGGTGCAGgatgacatgatgatgatgatgacttaCTCCATGGTCCCGGTGAGCTGACACACATAGGAAGACGGTATACGGGAGAGAAGCGAGGAGGAAGAGCAGGCGAACactgtagatttaaaaatattctaCACAAACCCCCAGCATATAACATTCTGTCATTGTTGGATAATGCTGGAACATCAAATAATTCAAATGGATCTTACGACGGTCCTGAGACCTATTAGCGTAAATATTTTATGAATCAAATTACGCACTTGAATAGCTCTAGTTACTAATTATATTGTAAATCATAATCATCAATCACACTGATTTTTATTGTAagtatattttacttttaatagatccataaaaacattttgattgcaTGCTTCCAGTGATGTATTCCTCATTTTACCAAAACAATAGATCTGATTACTTCTTCCATGGCTGATAAGAAGTATTCAGACCCAGTGGGaccaaaaaacatgtttttgctcCAGGATctctaaaatgtattaattcacagtattttaattatattgtctctttctgttcagATAAAATTGTTGATCGACATTTGCAACAGCACTAAGGGAGTCTGTATAGCTGGTATGTTTTACTCATACTTCATACTACCTAATCATTTCCAAAATATCATTTATTCTCTAACATCCCCTAAACCCTCTGTTGCAGGACCTCCAGGACCGCCTGGTATGTAAACCTTTAATTCTGCTTCCAAATTTCAAATAGAGCCATGCTGCGTGTCTCCTTTGCGGTTCAGTGACCCACATCCTTGCTGGATATGTTGTTTTCCATTTGGCCCATTGTaaagattttttgtgttattgaaGGTTTGCCTGGTGAGGACGGTAAACCCGGCCACAATGGGACTGATGGCATCCCAGGGCTGAATGGACTGCCTGGGGCTGATggcaaaagaggaaaaagaggtaAGAAAAAAACCAGGCTCCATTCCGCGTTTACTCACCATCCACTCTTATGAACGCCTCGGGCAATGCTGGCATGTGTAATGTGTACATAAAGACTACTTCTGAAGTGTAACAGTAAAAGGCTGAGTGTAACCTGGGGGGGGGGCTAATACCAAACTCCCAGTCACTTTAAATTATGCACACGCAAAAAAGCCAAAACATGTTGGTGTGTTTGAATTCAAGTTCAGTTTCGAGTTCCCAATCTAATCATAATGACGTCTGACTTTTCTGCCAGCAGATTGTGATTCCTAAACGACTGGCGGAgctgaaactgctgcttttctctcacATTCTCAGCTAACGTtattcagctctgtggttttgGGCTTCGGCTGAACGGCCTCACTGTACTCTCCCACTTCACTGACTGTTCTCCTCCACAGTGGAAAACTCGATTAATCCATTCATGGTTTTAACAATAGGGCTGAGTGCAGTGAGGTTGTGAATGTAATCTCTGAGCTGTTTTACATAATGTCCTCCCAGGTGAGAAAGGAGAACCAGGTGAGAAAGGAGAGCGAGGAGAGCCTGGTGTGCCTGGAGAGAAGGGACAACCATCCAATGATGTCATCATCGAGGGCATGTAGAGCTTTACACTAAACATgtccagaaaaaacaaaaagacactcTCATATCCAGAATGTCTAAACTTTGTCCACTCTTCTTTGTATAGGCCCTCCTGGTCCTCCTGGCCCACCTGGACCTCCTGGGCCCATGGGCCCTCCTGGACCTCAAGGGCCCCCCAGAACAAGACACCACAGAGCCCACCTTCAAGCTACACAGACCTTAGGTAAGCTTCATATTGTAGCTTCCTCTCACATCAAACAGACCTCCCCTTCTGAACGTGGGGACATTGTGAATGACTTGAGATTCTTTTCACCAGGGCTGTTACATGCGATCCCAAACGACGAAACCGCATCTGTACAAGAAGCTGTGACGCAACATGAGAAACCTGCCAAGAAAAACGGTGGGTTTAAAGTACAGTGTGTCCACTCTACATGTGCAGCATGTGATATGAGTAGAGAACAAAGCGTTTAAgcatgttattttgttttccttcagaaTGCCTCATTAAGTCTCTGATTAACCCCAGAAATGTGACCAAGTTGCACAGCACATTTGGCACATGGATGAAAGACACAGCTCAGCTGAATGATGAGCGAATATGGGTGGCAGAACATTTTTCCGGTATGTTGGTatcttcagaaaaaaaaaaaaaagaaattgaatattttttgtatttcaacCCAGATCAAGACTTTCTATGTCCTGCATGTGAGAAAGACGTCTATAGGAGTTCACATTCCTATTTTCTGAGCAGTTATCAGTGAACATTTTTGCTCGCTCCTCTTCAGGTCGTGTGTTGAGGGAGTATCAAAGCATTGCCTCCTTCCAGCAAAACAGCAGTGAGATTGTGGATGTTAGAAAGTTCTACCAAGGCTGCGGCCACACCGTCCACAACGGTTCCTTCTATTATCATATTGCTGGTACTTCCAGCATTGGCAGGTAAGATGATTGTGTGAGCATTAGATGGTTTACTGCCGTCtccatttgtttcatttccCCTTCAGTTCAATCACTTGTTACTCATGTGTTCACAGATTTGACCTTCACACCAAGAGGCTTCACACACTCTCTGTGGACAATGCTTTGTATCATGACCTTGCCTACCTGCTCCACAACTCCAAGACCTACTTCAAACTGTCGGCCGATGAAAATGGCTTGTGGCTGATTTTTGCATCCAGTGTAGATGAGAGCATCATGGTTGCCCAGCTGGACCAGAAGACCTTCTCCATCACGTCCTACATAAACACCACCTACCCTCGCACCAAAGCCGGCAATGCCTTCATCGCCTGTGGTGTCCTGTATGTCACTGACACCAAGGACACCAGAGTCACTTTTGCTTTTGACCTGCTGAAGGGAAAGCCAGTCAACGTGACCTTTGATCTGAGGTCCCCAGGTGGAGTGCTGGCAATGCTCTCCTATAGCCCAAAAGACAGACACCTGTACGTGTGGGACCACAGCTACATCAGGCTCTATGTGGTTCACTTTATCTCTGACGAGTGAAAAGCATATTGAACATGACAGACAACATGCAGACATGACTGTTCTATAGCGAGAGTCTGATTCCTGTTTACTTTGTTACTTTGGAAGGGGTTCATAATTATATCCTCAGAAGAGATGTACATGTAGAAGTCAACTTTATCCTACTGTATTTAAGTATTTCTAtcagatgaaaaaaacaacacccaTTTCTTATATCAGTTTTAGGTCAATAATTATTGTGAAGTTGTTACAAACAAATATTGCTGTggtcatttacatttcaaaaagaACAGAGTTACTAACAGTGTGTCAAAAAAACTGTGAACTTACAACTCATTTTATAGTCATCTGTATTGCAAATTATTATTCAATGTGTTTGCATGACAATTatgtttgatgtatttttacAAAGCTGTGTATTAGTCCTGAAAGCCCACCTGCCTTTGTAGTGACGCAGCATGGTCCCTGGTCGCTTACTCCTCTTGAGAGAAAACTTACAACAAACTCCAAATCAttctgatgaaataaaaagaatttatTCTCTTTACAAAGGTAAAACTCTGACCATGACCTGTTCTCTCACACGCCTCCAGGCTCAAGTGCACAATAAGGGTCTACCCACGATATTGGCTTCTTTTGCATTATTACACtcacgcacgcgcacacacacacacacacacacacacacacacacacacacacacacacacacacacacacacacacaagacaccaGTAGGACCATAGGTAAAACACATaagatacatacagtacacatagtgggcagaaagagagaaacacaaatctCTTTAATAAATACCATACATACACTTAACAAAAGTTACAACTAATCCAGCTGGTATGATACAAACGAAATAAAGAAATGCTTTAATGTTTGTACAAGCTGtgatatttcatatatatatatatatatttatataatttatatattaaaactaTTTCCAATGTTTTACTACTAGGCCAAATAAAGCCAGACATTCATTTGTATAGCAGTTTCTTCTTCAATAACctctttatttcaaataaacttTTAGTGTCTCCAGTATTTGAGTGCAAATATCTATTCCTTATGGATGACAGTAAAAACTAGCAAGgtaacacacacttacatacgGTAGACTGCTGCACACCTTCAAGTCAGATACAGTACAACCCCTTACATTCCTAAAATAAAAGGCAATAAGTTAGATTAGGTTTACAAAGGAatgaccaaacaaacaaacatataaataatttaaataatacaattaaattaatttaaaaaacaaactaatccAACAATGTCTTGTGCAAAACCAGAAGTGATCCTTTGTGTTTCTTGCTCTGGGTGAGTAATCGTTGTTTTTGGTTTGGACCAGACAGATGGAAACATTGAAATCACAGTTACAGAAGTAAAACATGTCATCTTCCAAACAGGCATGTACTAGCAGTGAGTCTGCCACGCAAACAGGCATTTGAGGGCAGGTGGGTGGGCAGGTGTACAGATGGCAGACACAGCagagtgaacacacacacatacgcacacacacactcaacaacCAAACCGGTCTAGGTCGCGCCCAAACCAGGAGAGGCCAGAGTGAGTGATGGGCAGCCAGTGAAACAGGGAGAGGGAGTGAGGGGTTGCTATTGGAGCAGTGCACCATCAGCTCCTCCGTAGGGGCTGGGAAAAGCCAGGCAGAAAACCACTGAAACAAAATGCAGATTCCAACAACTTGATTCACACTGGAAACCACTGACTTAATAACAAACCACAGTGCTGGTTACAGTAGATGCTAAGAGATTTCAGCTGTGGGCACAAAATGACGACAGTTACACACTTTTAAAATTTTTGCTTGAGCACTTTTACAGAGCACTATCAATAGACCTGTGATTGCACCGCGTAACGAGAACAGGACATGCATAGCTTTCCTATGGACACACTCTAAGAGTAGAGATTCTTCAATAAAATTACAAGAAACCTAGCTTTAAAATCAAGTATGATACCTTTTGCTTGTAACGTTGCTTTCAgcctttggaaaaaaaactaactttgtAGCTCCATTTGTCGTTGTGGATATGATTTACATCAACAGTAAACACTGCACACTCTGAAAGATACCAGCAGCATGGTGATCTTTTGACTAACTCTTGCTCCatcaattatattattaatgcCTAGCGGGTGTTACATAAGcttttggtgttttttctttccgTCTCTTCCCTCTTTGAATCCCCAGAAGAGGAAGTAGGTGTTACAGAATGTCAACCAAGCTGCTGGGGATATTGTAACGGTCGGGGAGGACCCTCATCTTCAGGGTGCCGTCTGCTCCACAGGTAAAGATGCGGTTATTAGGCTGTGTCTCCACCTGCATGACGCCGGCACCGATGTTGCGGAAGATGGACTGCTTGGCATGCTCATTGCTGAAAGAGTGCATAAGCCCATGGCCAGCTAACTTCCACACCTTGAGACAGAGAAAGCAtcagaagacaaaaagacagaagtgttgagtttttatttcagaactGGTTACACTAAAGCGGTAATAAATTAAGGTAATTCATTTAGATGTGAATGAAAAGCCAAATGCTGAGGTATCAGAATATTTCTTTGCTGGGAAAGCTGCTAAAGCTCATCTTTAGGTTGCCAGGAAAACAGCCGAGTCATTTTAAAGCAAAGGTGCAAAATATATTCTGGTCACAATTGGTCAAATGTGAGTATACAGTGGTAAAGAatttgaatttcatggttttcgttattaatttgtcataaattctGATCTGATTTTTATCAAAGTTAAGAGtactaacaaatataatgtgcctaatatatatttttttgatacacttgggaattcatcttcccctcaatcactgcaagctgtcCAGGCCCTGATCCAGCAAAAACACCAAATCGTGATGTTCTCGACCACCATACGATT is a genomic window containing:
- the gldn gene encoding gliomedin produces the protein MQRLVGNPQKSRGEVVTMWIPTPSMTLPQRMVLYGTCVVALMNSVGFLVLLVRQNQQHAWLEQTEARLTEMEQSSVVELLQEVPRRATVKQASVGEHPQYQYQYSRNKRSEALEKELQQEFLELHQDTEELHQQEVSQEVGEETQKKIRHELKHKHRHSQSYHKAEVQDDMMMMMTYSMVPIKLLIDICNSTKGVCIAGPPGPPGLPGEDGKPGHNGTDGIPGLNGLPGADGKRGKRGEKGEPGEKGERGEPGVPGEKGQPSNDVIIEGPPGPPGPPGPPGPMGPPGPQGPPRTRHHRAHLQATQTLGLLHAIPNDETASVQEAVTQHEKPAKKNECLIKSLINPRNVTKLHSTFGTWMKDTAQLNDERIWVAEHFSGRVLREYQSIASFQQNSSEIVDVRKFYQGCGHTVHNGSFYYHIAGTSSIGRFDLHTKRLHTLSVDNALYHDLAYLLHNSKTYFKLSADENGLWLIFASSVDESIMVAQLDQKTFSITSYINTTYPRTKAGNAFIACGVLYVTDTKDTRVTFAFDLLKGKPVNVTFDLRSPGGVLAMLSYSPKDRHLYVWDHSYIRLYVVHFISDE